The Nocardia sp. NBC_01503 sequence CATCGAGGCCACCCCGCGCCCTCGGAAGGCGGTTGTCATACGCATGGACTTGATCTCACCGAAGCTCGGATCATGCTCCTTGACGGCCCCGCACCCCGCGAGTACATCGTCTTCCCACACCGACCAGAACGTGAACTCGGGCTTGCGCAGCTCGGCCACATCCAGCGCGTGCATGCTGTCCTCGGGAGAGTTCTCCAGCATCTCGGCCACATGGGCCTCGAGCAGTTCGATCACCTCGGATCCGGACAGATCGTCCACGATAATGCGCATGCCATCAGATTAGCTATACCGAATGGTCGACAGAATTTGCCCGCCGAATGCTGGGAAAATCACTGACCGACAGCGGGGTTGGGGCCAACGCCTTGAGTGTCACAGTGACGAAAGTGGTGTTAGGGCACCGGGTCGTCGCTCGGCAGCGGATCGGTATGGCGGGACAGCACCTGATCGATCAGCTCGGCGGCCGCGCGATTGGTCATCAGCCGGGCGATGGCGATATTGGTCTCGAAGTCGTTGCGATCACCGGGCGTGCGGTCCGATTGTGCGAAGGGTTTGCCCGCCAGATGGAAGAACAGTTCGGCGGCGTAACGGTCCACCGCCTGGTCGACGTCGACCCGGAAACGTTCGACCAGACCGAAAGCGGCCGATGCGGGTAGACCCGCATCGATCAGTCGCGTCGCCAGATCGCAGCAGCGGGGATTGGCCAGCCGGTAGGCCTCGAGTGGATCGGTGGCGGCCAGGGCCTTCCGCATATACTCGGGCAGCTCCGGCGCGGGTGCCGCGGGTGCGGTCGCCGCGGGCGCGGTTTCATCGGGTTGATCCGGTACGCCGAGGATTTCGGCCAATCCGTCACCGCGATCCCAGGCTTCGAGAAGTTCGCGGATGCCGTTGAGTTTCATACCCCGGCTCAGCAGTCGGCTGATGGTCTGCAATCGACTCAGGTGGTTGACGTCGTAGTAGCCGATGCGCCCGCGGACGTCGGGGGAGGGTAGGAGGCCGCGTTCGTGATACACACGGACGCTGCGCACGGTTGTATCGGCCACCCGTGCCAGTTCATCGATGGTGTATTCCACTGTGCCGATCATCCTCAGAATCCAGATCCGGGCTGGTGTGCGGTACCGAATGTATCGAGCCGCTACACAACGATGCAACATAACCGGACCTAAGTCAATGTGCCGTTACATAACGGCATAAACCTTGCGGGGTAGACACATGTCGGTTAACGTGCCTCTACCGGCTACTACAGCCGCTTCCGGGGACTGCCCGATCAGCCCCGACGACCGCCCGATAAGTGGGACGCGACCGAATCGCGTTGTGCCCCCATGTTTTCCGGAGACGGCTATGAGCATCACCCGCACCCGCACCCTGAGCGGGGTTTCCCTCGCGGCGACCAAGGTCGCCGCGACTCCGATCCGCGCCAACCGCCCGCCCTGCGCGGAGATTCCCAATGCCTGGGACCTCGATGTCGGCACGCCCGAATCCTGGCGGATGGCCGTGGAGATCTGTCAGAGCTGTCCACTGTTGGCTCAATGCGAGTCGTTGGCAAAGACATTCATCGCCCGCGGGGACGCGCCCAGGGCCATGATATGGGCCGGCATCGGTTACGACAATGCCGGCAAAGTGGTCGAGAATCTCGACCGGCACCGCATCGCTCCCGTCGATCGCAATCGGCCCATGCGGATCATCCGCAATGGTCAGGGCGCGAACCGGGCCGAGCCCGCCTTGCCCGCGCCGCGTCGGCACCTCGTGCTCGGTCAACCGCTGCGGCCCACCGGCACCGCCTAGCTCTGCCCCGCTGATCGATTGGAAACCCTTGTGATGGTGGATAACTCATGACAGTGCTGGCCCTGGAAGTGGGCGCCGCCGGATTCGCCGCCGGACAGGTGGCCGACGATGTCGGCGCCGATGAGATCCGGCGTGTGCCCCTGCCCGCGGGCGCGCCCTGGGACGGCTGCCGGGATCTGTTGCTCGAGGTGGCGGCGGGCTCCCAGGTCACCGCCCTGGGCATTGCCTGCTCCGGGCCGGTGGATATGGCCGCCGGAGTGGTGGCTTCCACCGAAATACCGCAGTGGCGAACGGGTTTCGCGATCGTCGATGCCGCGCGCAAGGTCTTTCCCAACGCGAATGTGAGCATCGCGCTGGACGGGGTCTGCCTGGCCCTGGCCGAGCGCAGCTTCGGTGCGGCTCAGGGTGTGATGGACTCGCTCGCCATCTCGGCCTCGGAGCAGATCAGCGGCGGTATGACCGTCGGCGGCTTCGCGGTGGTGGGGCGCACCGGGAATGCGGGCAGTATCGCGCACACCCTCGTGCCCGGTTTCGACGAGCGGTGTGAATGCGGCGGGCACGGTTGTGTGCAGGCGGTGGCGAGCGGTGCGGCGATCCGCGCGTGGGCGCGGGGGCAGGGCTGGTCCGGGGATTCGCTCGCGGCGTTGCTCACCGCCGCGCAGCAGGGCGACGGCATTGCGGTCGCCGCTCTGGGGCGCGCGGGAACCGCGCTGGGCAAGGCCATTTCGTCGACGGCGGCGCTGCTCGACCTGGACCTGGTGGTCATCGGCGGCGTCATGGCGGCGGCGGGTCCGGCGCTGTGGAAACCGCTGGGTGAGGCGGTCGCGGACCACGCCAGATTGGGCTATCTCGCCGGATTGCGGGTGGTGCCTTCGGCTCTGGGGGAGTTGGGCGTGCTGGCGGGTGCGGGCGTTCTGGCCATGTTCGGGGAGAAATCGTCGTGACGATCGAGCGGGGCGCCGGGCAGTGCTGCGTGCACGCTACCGGGCCGTTAACCTCGGGCCCGGTTGATTTCCAGTAGGTGAATTCCATTGAACGTACCGCTATACAACGGTACATTGCATGGGTGGGAAACTCTCCTGGATCTCCGAATCCTGAGTCGAGGCTGGGACCGCCGAGCGAAATGCGAAGCGGCCCAGTCATTCCCTGGATATCGGCGGAGACGCTGACGTCCGAGGCGCTCAC is a genomic window containing:
- a CDS encoding GNAT family N-acetyltransferase, translating into MRIIVDDLSGSEVIELLEAHVAEMLENSPEDSMHALDVAELRKPEFTFWSVWEDDVLAGCGAVKEHDPSFGEIKSMRMTTAFRGRGVASMLLRHMMDEAKARGYTRLSLETGSGEFYLPAVRLYERHGFEHCGPFADYTNDPHSVFMTRELRIN
- a CDS encoding MerR family transcriptional regulator yields the protein MIGTVEYTIDELARVADTTVRSVRVYHERGLLPSPDVRGRIGYYDVNHLSRLQTISRLLSRGMKLNGIRELLEAWDRGDGLAEILGVPDQPDETAPAATAPAAPAPELPEYMRKALAATDPLEAYRLANPRCCDLATRLIDAGLPASAAFGLVERFRVDVDQAVDRYAAELFFHLAGKPFAQSDRTPGDRNDFETNIAIARLMTNRAAAELIDQVLSRHTDPLPSDDPVP
- a CDS encoding ROK family protein translates to MTVLALEVGAAGFAAGQVADDVGADEIRRVPLPAGAPWDGCRDLLLEVAAGSQVTALGIACSGPVDMAAGVVASTEIPQWRTGFAIVDAARKVFPNANVSIALDGVCLALAERSFGAAQGVMDSLAISASEQISGGMTVGGFAVVGRTGNAGSIAHTLVPGFDERCECGGHGCVQAVASGAAIRAWARGQGWSGDSLAALLTAAQQGDGIAVAALGRAGTALGKAISSTAALLDLDLVVIGGVMAAAGPALWKPLGEAVADHARLGYLAGLRVVPSALGELGVLAGAGVLAMFGEKSS